One genomic segment of Erythrolamprus reginae isolate rEryReg1 chromosome 2, rEryReg1.hap1, whole genome shotgun sequence includes these proteins:
- the LOC139161111 gene encoding uncharacterized protein, whose product MVPIKPNDVGNNEALPSDPQGNPPSSSLVKALDAVIAAGRRGLLGAPPMAPSPSPALNSDDGKKGVASAGNFNRIPLVERQDQRKKGFGEKRTAVITVVPSAEDVGNLPPAPKEIWICGNSVILSSKKRAESQPHGLQLGISTSRANVYWHGIQNMMWTQLMPVLHETYHSRCPPSVIIIHLGEDDLFPENNTSVIISMKNDLGILKRAFPDTVLVWSSLLPIGSWKNDSTPRCAWEAAQIQINNIMVKYCNKIGVHFLSHNSITSDKSHLFLADDNVLTDEGVDIFIADLKKVLRLYQIL is encoded by the exons ATGGTACCCATTAAGCCCAACGACGTGGGGAACAACGAGGCCTTGCCCTCTGACCCCCAGGGCAACCCGCCCAGCTCCTCTTTGGTGAAAGCCCTGGACGCGGTTATAGCGGCGGGCAGACGCGGCTTGCTTGGCGCGCCGCCCATGGCGCCGTCCCCTAGTCCCGCATTGAACTCGGATGATGGCAAGAAAGGAGTGGCTTCCGCGGGAAACTTCAATCGTATTCCGCTGGTGGAGAGACAGGACCAAAGGAAGAAGGGGTTCGGTGAGAAACGTACTGCTGTGATCACTGTGGTGCCCTCCGCAGAAG ATGTTGGAAATCTGCCACCTGCACCAAAGGAAATATGGATATGTGGGAATTCTGTGATCTTGTCATCAAAAAAAAGAGCGGAAAGCCAGCCACATGGATTGCAGTTGGGCATCTCAACTTCACGGGCAAATGTGTATTGGCATGGGATACAGAACATGATGTGGACACAGCTTATGCCTGTTTTGCATGAAACGTATCATAGCAGATGTCCTCCCTCAGTAATAATAATTCATCTTGGTGAAGATGATCTGTTTCCTGAGAATAATACTTCAGTCATTATCTCAATGAAAAATGATTTAGGCATTCTTAAAAGAGCATTCCCAGATACTGTTTTAGTTTGGTCTTCATTGTTACCAATAGGTAGTTGGAAAAACGATTCAACTCCTAGATGTGCGTGGGAAGCCGCTCAAATTCAGATTAACAACATAATGGTAAAGTATTGTAATAAAATTGGTGTGCACTTTCTGTCACATAATTCAATAACCTCTGATAAATCACATCTCTTCTTGGCAGATGACAATGTTCTGACTGATGAGGGAGTTGATATCTTCATAGCAGATCTGAAGAAAGTCTTAAGATTATATCAGATTTTGTAG